ACTCTGGCATGAAAATCCAAAGATGTTTTCCTAACCATCGGAGTCAGCTTCTACCTATTTAACGTCAGctatacacaaaaaaatatttactgGTTGGAAGCTATTTCTTCCCAGAATTAAGTCAATTGATCAGTCCTGTTCCAGTCCTGGCATTAAACAGCCCGGTTATCAGACAAAAACATTCCCCCAAATATTTGTTCGCTCATTGCAGGTGGTAGGGTACATCTCAAATTGCAGACTATGATGCAAAGTATAAAGTTACTAAAATTAGTAAACCTTTTATTAGAACCTTTTTTTTTAGAAgtagtgcaaaataaaaaaaacacggagggagctcgcctttagggccgccgagggtcgtgaacgactaaacggctaacaacaacaaaccTTTTATTTCAAATAAAGAATTGAAAGAAAACAGTTTTAGAAACCACTTTAACGGTAGGGAGATACGAGTCTGACTATCACTAACTAGAAACGATAATTACTGATATGTGCATTTAAAGAAGCAACAATATTCCTCACCACATATAAAGGAACTACAAGGTTAATTCAGAACTTCTCCATAGTCTATCAGGACAGTAAATCAGAGCTTGACCGCTcacgcagatttatgaaactgtccaaaaaaaacctgtcttatttgtctctagcaaccaatcacagctcagctttcattttaccagagcagaatacaaaatgaaagctgcactgtgttgAGTTCCTAGAgataacaaagacagtttttattTTAGACAGTTTAATAAATCTGCCTCACAGTCTGTAGAAAGCAGAATCTCCTCTGCTCCCAGTGGAATCTTCATGAAGTTTACAAAACTTTAATACTAATGTCCAACCATTCCAGTCTTTTTCCAGACAGGATTTACAATCCCAAAACTCAGACAAATATTTGAATCTGTTGGCACAGTCCAGCATCTCAAAGAGTAGCGCTAATCGCTTTACCCTAACAGCAAGCTTGCTCAGTCTCTATAAACTAACACTAAGTGTGCACACTGTCGGGTGTTTTATGAGgtcggcctcacttacaatttCAGGAAAGGAAACTCTGCAATGTTCTTTTGTTTTTCCACTGTAGCAGATGGATAGTTACGTTGCTGCAGTCGATGCTACGCCTGGAAGATGTCTTTCCACATTGGCTACATCAGTTGGAATCCTCAGCATCTCGTTTGTTAGCCCACAGTCAGGTGCCTGTGctcctcctttctctcctctATAGTACTCAGTTGCACCTTACACTTTACTGCATTACAGGGCTCCCATGACCCTCAGACTCCTGCTGTCTCACACTGTCTCTCAGTTTGCTGCTCTCCTGCAGCTCCTTCTCTTTGTGATGCAGCCAACAATCCTCTTTTATCAGTAGGGAAGCAAAGAATCACCAAGTGTCCTTCTGAGCATGCTCTGTTCAAAGTGGCGCATAATTTGTTGTACAAATTGTTGCAGCTCTGCCCATCACCATGGTAACCATTTTGGTGACAAAATTTTATAAGTTTGGTGCCTTTTTATATTTGCTATAAAATTTAAAGCAGTTTGTGGGGTTAACTTGAGGGGGACATGGTCAGGAATCTTTTGGACAGATTTGCTATTCTTAAAGACTGAAAGTGGCACAAATCTGTGTGCCAATCCATGCCTACTCATAGCAGGCATTGATTTAATTTTCTGTTTTAGGCCAGTCCATGATgcatcttaataaatttggtgcattttattcTAATGCACTTCAGATTAAGATTGACATGAAACGCCAATCTTAAAATTTTCCCCCATAGTCTATTATATTACAACTTGCATCATGTAACAATAATTATACTTTGTTTATGTTGGACTGGACAATCCATTTAAGGCTGGGGCTGGGTTGGGAGATCCATCAGCAATTCTGTCACTTTTAATGGCAAGAATAAAACCAAATACAACACAATTCTTAGAAGGGTTCTTCACTTTGGACCAGcccccctgcccctctctataTGCCCCCTTAAACAGAATATATGAAAATGGATTTTCTAAACTAGAGAATACCTTTACCGCCAAAGTGATGgaaactttgtgtgattgttaCTTTCCATTTAAGTCCATGACaacattaaaagggtattccttatccacaggataggggataactacctGATTAGTGTGGGTCCaatcgctgggacccccactaatcactaGAACAGGGATCCCATGACCCCCTATGTGGCTGGTAAAGAATGGCACGCTGAGCACTAGCGCTGCTCTCCATTCTCTGCCAGTCCCGTGGAACGGGGATAACTTGATATTActagaatacccttttaatatcCTGATTCCGATGACATTTTTGCTTTCATGCATAATTCTGGAACCCATTATAAATCAATGGGGTAGCTCAGCTGCTGTATGGATCTGACATATGACGGATCTGTAACAGCATTATGAACAGAAACCACGACAGCAGAGTGACCAGAGCCTAACTAACAATGGCTTCTACCAGTTGTTGAGAGGCTTTACCTGAGGATAACTGGTCCACAGTATGATGGATGGATTGTGCTGCAGGACTCCTCCAGCTGTAGCCTCTCCACGGGACTGATGTCATAACTGTGTTTCGGGTAACTGACCAGCCAGCTATAGTCCACCCCAGTCTTAATCTTCCTATATTCATTCTCCTTCTCTCGATGCTGTTTCTCGGCCTGTTTCATTTGCCAGCTCAGCTCCATCATTAATGTCTCCACCACCATGTCGGCAGGATTTCTCTGGGAAAGTCTCAAGTTAGGCTCGTTCCACCTGAACCAGGATGTCAGTGCCATGCTTCACCAGATCTTCAACCTAGAAGAAAGAAATGCATTAACAGTGTTAGCaattattttaattaaaatatgCCTTAATGAGCTTAAAGACACAGCAGCTAAATtcatagggacctttcacacgttaCAGAATAGGCTGCATGACGCACTTCAAGCCGCAGTAAATTCCGTACCAAAATTTTCAGGTTACCAACTTACCTGCCAATTTtgttgcggaattgaaaatgttttaaatcctgcctgtgattccacattaaccccttaatgacatggcctattatggacatctccatttttcaaaagccataattttttatttttctaacgacccggccgtataagggcttgttttttgtgtgacgaacagtagtttttattggtgccatttttgagtacatagactatatagtaaaacttttttttttatgatcgcagggagagaaaacgcatcaattctgccatagattttttttttcttaaagcgtTAATTATCTAGTATAAATAACACAAtagattttttctgcgggtcggtacaattacaatgataccaaaattcttatactttttttaggtttttccacttttctgcaataaaactccttttttggaaatcctttttttttctaaatcgctgcattcaaagtcctataacttttttatttttccatggacggagctctgtgagggcttattttttgcaagacgagctgtagttttttgttggtaccattttggggtacatacaactttttttgatcacttttattgcgttttttacgctttttgctgtgcaggataaaaagaaaGTTCAACGCATCGTATGCATTATTACAGACACGATAATACCAAACATGtggattttttatgctaatatgagaaaaagcgtaaaaaaaaggtttttgtttacatttaaattttttgtacattatgagagctgcctgtgctcagccaatcagaggcaatcatgaatgggtgagtgctgcctctgattggctgagcacagggaccaatcagaggtagctctcagctgtcattcaatagctgagagctgcctctgattgatcagaatgctcagccaatcagaggcagccctttcagcaggcggggattttaaatcctcagtTCAGTGcaagagaagagccggctggacacggctgagccccagcagctgcaaagaggtgagtatacttttttttttaacacatttttgaattgattttcagggaagaacttatatTTGAACCCCTTACCTGCTTACCTGAAAATCAATGTagcacttgccggcagccaattgctttcaattgggccggctgtattgccagctccattgaattcaatgggaaaacatcgctctcctctgccacagctgacacagtgtccagtgacaatgggactccccgcggagataaagaaatcctctaccacagccgtagcagaggatcgtgatgttctctgtatgtcaatggggccgctgcagcTGCCGCCGGACGCATTGACCACAGTTTCACATCCaatgaatcccctgctgcagctgtcacagccacagcaggggatagcgggcagcactctttttgagcAGATAAACGCTGGGAACTTTTTCGccgctttggtcacgcaaatttttgaatgcataactgatgcgttcaaaaattcatgcatcaaaacgcccgtgtgactgaggcctgatagatacccccacaaatgacccctttttaaaaactacaccccttaatgtattcactgaggggtgtcatgagtattttgaccctacagtttttttcaggagttaatgcaatttagaggagaaaacataatttttcatatttttgcaaatatgtcattttaaaggcagtttttttttctatagtgcacatgaaaattaaaatttgcaccccaaaatggatacccctgtttgttatgtattcagaaacatacccattgtggccctaatattatgtctgtatgcacaacggggcccaaactgaaaggagcaaccagtggctttcagaacagacattttgcttgaaggttatttagtccccattgcccacttgtagagcccttgagtggccgaaacgatagagaacccccacaaatgacccattttgaaaactagaccccttaacaaagtcatctaggggtgtactgcgtattttgatcccaaagtttttgaatgaatctaagtaaagcagaaggaaataattacgattttcattttttggcaaatgTGTCAAATTAAATacggtgtttttttttgtccaaacacatataaataaagaaatgtgcaccccagaatagatacccctgtttgtcctgtgttcagaaacatacccattgtggccctaatctacttacaggacaaatggccaggcctataatggagggaacatctattggatttcagggtacaactgaataaattccaggccccatt
Above is a window of Eleutherodactylus coqui strain aEleCoq1 chromosome 3, aEleCoq1.hap1, whole genome shotgun sequence DNA encoding:
- the RD3 gene encoding protein RD3, with the protein product MALTSWFRWNEPNLRLSQRNPADMVVETLMMELSWQMKQAEKQHREKENEYRKIKTGVDYSWLVSYPKHSYDISPVERLQLEESCSTIHPSYCGPVILRFRQMVTEYEPDVQEVPRLFRSVLQEASEKMKEDEDARKLTRQWNTKRAMSLSLTTFKSRARIYPFMSDIKTISEDVEREVEPTRRVWSMPEFRTTKDD